Proteins encoded in a region of the Amphiprion ocellaris isolate individual 3 ecotype Okinawa chromosome 21, ASM2253959v1, whole genome shotgun sequence genome:
- the LOC111573190 gene encoding fibulin-1-like isoform X1 — protein MLHKSSPMAQWMILLFSLFGVLHGDESMPTSIQRCCQNGRARAMDGHDCTILPFVPTHMCSVVQEQCCRSAIIDELCCNGIKMARQQGACERPFFHGEPWETKISKMCCDCCELGLTAARRGLSCELPGLLLPRQCSYAAKTCCGNNTTEESNLTAAAPEKPEVVTTKPPDGSNTCKNSNCSQLCLGDGKCGCYDGFQLRRDGVSCEDVNECLTNSHNCIFGQVCINTEGSFRCQRETSCGTGYELTDDNICRDIDECDLGTHNCGPDFICINTEGSFRCRPKDKCGDGYIQDAIGSCIDINECVVHHNPCLPGQTCINTVGSYTCRSNTITCGRGYHLTEDGSRCEDVDECRRGNVCGVHGCVNLLGSYRCECKAGFNFNSITKLCEDINECMHYPGRLCAHKCENMEGSYKCSCTSGFKLGYDGRSCEDVNECEAKPCSQECANVYGSYQCYCRRGYQLSDIDGNTCEDIDECATGGHGCSYHCFNTPGSFNCTCPPSGYTLANDWQTCQDIDECAAGTHTCSVSQSCFNVLGGYRCLAFECPPNFRQAATGSRADASATVRCIKSCQPHDVNCAHNPVNLVTHTAISLPTFRDCTEPEEVVLLRTTVPADPAPLLNATDVFFVILGTNSQIFDVVRRSDDGMIMGVVRQVKPIYGPTDLVLEVSMNYVKSGIILQRNVIMVHVFISEFSF, from the exons ATGCTGCATAAATCGAGTCCGATGGCGCAATGGATGATACTTTTGTTCTCTCTTTTCGGAGTTCTGCATGGAGACG AATCTATGCCTACTTCTATACAAAGGTGCTGTCAGAATGGGAGGGCCCGAGCAATGGATGGACATGACTGCACTATCCTCCCATTCGTCCCCACCCACATGTGCAG CGTTGTCCAGGAACAATGCTGTCGATCAGCCATAATAGACGAACTCTGCTGCAACGGCATCAAGATGGCCAGACAGCAGGGAGCCTGTGAGAGGCCTTTCTTCCATGGAGAGCCCTGGGAAACTAAAATATCAAAG ATGTGCTGCGACTGCTGTGAACTCGGTCTGACGGCAGCCCGTCGGGGTTTGAGCTGCGAGCTTCCCGGTCTGCTGCTGCCTCGTCAGTGCAGCTACGCGGCCAAAACCTGCTGCGGCAACAACACGACAGAGGAGAGCAACCTGACTGCTGCAG CACCAGAAAAGCCTGAAGTTGTTACGACGAAGCCTCCAGACGGATCAAACACCTGCAAAA actcCAACTGCTCCCAGTTGTGTCTCGGTGACGGTAAATGTGGCTGCTATGACGGTTTTCAGCTGCGACGGGACGGAGTCAGCTGTGAGG ACGTTAATGAGtgtctgaccaacagtcacaacTGCATCTTTGGTCAAGTTTGCATTAACACTGAAGGCTCTTTTCGGTGTCAGAGGGAAACCAGCTGTGGAACTGGATATGAACTGACAGACGACAACATCTGCCGAG ACATTGATGAATGTGACTTGGGGACCCATAACTGTGGACCAGACTTCATTTGCATCAACACCGAAGGTTCGTTCCGCTGCAGACCGAAGGACAAATGCGGAGACGGTTACATTCAGGACGCCATCGGCAGCTGTATCG ACATCAATGAGTGTGTGGTCCACCACAACCCCTGCCTGCCTGGACAGACCTGCATCAACACGGTGGGATCCTACACCTGCCGCAGCAACACGATCACCTGCGGACGAGGATATCACCTGACTGAGGACGGCAGCCGCTGCGAAG ATGTGGATGAGTGTCGTAGAGGCAACGTCTGTGGCGTCCACGGCTGCGTCAACCTGCTGGGATCGTATCGCTGCGAGTGCAAAGCTGGCTTCAACTTCAACAGCATCACCAAGTTGTGTGAAG ATATCAATGAGTGCATGCATTATCCTGGACGACTTTGTGCCCACAAGTGTGAGAACATGGAGGGATCATACAAATGCAGTTGCACATCTGGATTCAAACTGGGCTACGATGGCAGAAGCTGTGAAG atgtcAACGAGTGCGAGGCCAAACCTTGCAGCCAGGAGTGCGCTAACGTCTACGGTTCCTACCAGTGCTACTGTCGCCGTGGTTACCAGCTGAGTGACATCGATGGGAACACTTGTGAAG ATATCGATGAGTGTGCTACTGGAGGTCACGGCTGTTCCTACCACTGCTTCAACACTCCAGGAAGCTTCAACTGTACCTGCCCACCCAGCGGCTACACGCTGGCCAATGACTGGCAAACATGTCAAG ACATTGATGAATGCGCTGCAGGAACTCACACCTGTTCAGTCTCTCAGAGCTGCTTTAACGTCCTGGGAGGTTACCGCTGTCTGGCCTTTGAATGTCCTCCAAACTTCCGGCAAGCAGCGACGGG ATCCAGAGCAGATGCTTCAGCCACAGTACGTTGTATTAAATCCTGTCAGCCTCATGACGTAAACTGTGCCCACAATCCCGTCAACCTCGTCACCCACACCGCCATCTCTCTGCCAACCTTCAGAGACTGCACTGAACCAGAAG AAGTAGTTTTGCTGCGGACGACTGTACCAGCTGACCCTGCACCTCTGCTCAACGCAACGGATGTTTTCTTCGTCATCTTGGGTACAAACAGCCAGATCTTTGACGTGGTGCGGCGCTCCGACGATGGCATGATTATGG GTGTAGTCCGGCAGGTGAAGCCTATCTACGGACCCACTGACCTTGTATTGGAGGTTTCTATGAACTATGTCAAGTCAGGGATCATTCTTCAACGCAATGTCATCATGGTTCATGTCTTCATATCCGAATTCTCCTTCTGA
- the LOC111573190 gene encoding fibulin-1-like isoform X2 has product MLHKSSPMAQWMILLFSLFGVLHGDESMPTSIQRCCQNGRARAMDGHDCTILPFVPTHMCSVVQEQCCRSAIIDELCCNGIKMARQQGACERPFFHGEPWETKISKMCCDCCELGLTAARRGLSCELPGLLLPRQCSYAAKTCCGNNTTEESNLTAAAPEKPEVVTTKPPDGSNTCKNSNCSQLCLGDGKCGCYDGFQLRRDGVSCEDVNECLTNSHNCIFGQVCINTEGSFRCQRETSCGTGYELTDDNICRDIDECDLGTHNCGPDFICINTEGSFRCRPKDKCGDGYIQDAIGSCIDINECVVHHNPCLPGQTCINTVGSYTCRSNTITCGRGYHLTEDGSRCEDVDECRRGNVCGVHGCVNLLGSYRCECKAGFNFNSITKLCEDINECMHYPGRLCAHKCENMEGSYKCSCTSGFKLGYDGRSCEDVNECEAKPCSQECANVYGSYQCYCRRGYQLSDIDGNTCEDIDECATGGHGCSYHCFNTPGSFNCTCPPSGYTLANDWQTCQDIDECAAGTHTCSVSQSCFNVLGGYRCLAFECPPNFRQAATGRCERVTCELTRDPASCFLLPLRISFYNFSFPTNTPVPADVFRMGPSNSVPGDQMRLDIVSGDEDGYFTVQQQAHGGVVSLRRVLTEPRDFFLTLEMRLIRYGTTHLYTAKIAVFVTHEQIIRPSRTFPY; this is encoded by the exons ATGCTGCATAAATCGAGTCCGATGGCGCAATGGATGATACTTTTGTTCTCTCTTTTCGGAGTTCTGCATGGAGACG AATCTATGCCTACTTCTATACAAAGGTGCTGTCAGAATGGGAGGGCCCGAGCAATGGATGGACATGACTGCACTATCCTCCCATTCGTCCCCACCCACATGTGCAG CGTTGTCCAGGAACAATGCTGTCGATCAGCCATAATAGACGAACTCTGCTGCAACGGCATCAAGATGGCCAGACAGCAGGGAGCCTGTGAGAGGCCTTTCTTCCATGGAGAGCCCTGGGAAACTAAAATATCAAAG ATGTGCTGCGACTGCTGTGAACTCGGTCTGACGGCAGCCCGTCGGGGTTTGAGCTGCGAGCTTCCCGGTCTGCTGCTGCCTCGTCAGTGCAGCTACGCGGCCAAAACCTGCTGCGGCAACAACACGACAGAGGAGAGCAACCTGACTGCTGCAG CACCAGAAAAGCCTGAAGTTGTTACGACGAAGCCTCCAGACGGATCAAACACCTGCAAAA actcCAACTGCTCCCAGTTGTGTCTCGGTGACGGTAAATGTGGCTGCTATGACGGTTTTCAGCTGCGACGGGACGGAGTCAGCTGTGAGG ACGTTAATGAGtgtctgaccaacagtcacaacTGCATCTTTGGTCAAGTTTGCATTAACACTGAAGGCTCTTTTCGGTGTCAGAGGGAAACCAGCTGTGGAACTGGATATGAACTGACAGACGACAACATCTGCCGAG ACATTGATGAATGTGACTTGGGGACCCATAACTGTGGACCAGACTTCATTTGCATCAACACCGAAGGTTCGTTCCGCTGCAGACCGAAGGACAAATGCGGAGACGGTTACATTCAGGACGCCATCGGCAGCTGTATCG ACATCAATGAGTGTGTGGTCCACCACAACCCCTGCCTGCCTGGACAGACCTGCATCAACACGGTGGGATCCTACACCTGCCGCAGCAACACGATCACCTGCGGACGAGGATATCACCTGACTGAGGACGGCAGCCGCTGCGAAG ATGTGGATGAGTGTCGTAGAGGCAACGTCTGTGGCGTCCACGGCTGCGTCAACCTGCTGGGATCGTATCGCTGCGAGTGCAAAGCTGGCTTCAACTTCAACAGCATCACCAAGTTGTGTGAAG ATATCAATGAGTGCATGCATTATCCTGGACGACTTTGTGCCCACAAGTGTGAGAACATGGAGGGATCATACAAATGCAGTTGCACATCTGGATTCAAACTGGGCTACGATGGCAGAAGCTGTGAAG atgtcAACGAGTGCGAGGCCAAACCTTGCAGCCAGGAGTGCGCTAACGTCTACGGTTCCTACCAGTGCTACTGTCGCCGTGGTTACCAGCTGAGTGACATCGATGGGAACACTTGTGAAG ATATCGATGAGTGTGCTACTGGAGGTCACGGCTGTTCCTACCACTGCTTCAACACTCCAGGAAGCTTCAACTGTACCTGCCCACCCAGCGGCTACACGCTGGCCAATGACTGGCAAACATGTCAAG ACATTGATGAATGCGCTGCAGGAACTCACACCTGTTCAGTCTCTCAGAGCTGCTTTAACGTCCTGGGAGGTTACCGCTGTCTGGCCTTTGAATGTCCTCCAAACTTCCGGCAAGCAGCGACGGG CCGTTGCGAACGCGTAACTTGCGAGTTGACGCGGGATCCTGCGTCGTGTTTCTTGCTGCCGTTGAGAATCTCCTTCTACAACTTCAGCTTCCCCACCAACACACCCGTGCCGGCCGATGTTTTCCGCATGGGACCCTCCAATTCTGTCCCCGGGGACCAAATGCGACTCGATATCGTATCCGGAGACGAGGACGGATACTTCACGGTGCAGCAGCAGGCTCACGGAGGGGTGGTCTCTCTAAGGAGGGTCTTAACCGAACCGAGGGACTTTTTTCTGACCCTGGAGATGAGGCTGATTCGATACGGGACGACGCATCTGTACACGGCCAAGATCGCTGTGTTTGTCACTCATGAGCAGATAATACGACCCTCAAGAACATTCCCATACTAG